A single genomic interval of Acidaminococcales bacterium harbors:
- the pyrR gene encoding bifunctional pyr operon transcriptional regulator/uracil phosphoribosyltransferase PyrR, with the protein MTEKNVIMDESAIRRALIRIAHEIAERNKGSRDIALVGIRSRGAPLAGRIAGEIKKIEGVEAPVGLLDITLYRDDLSTLSYQPVVHGTEINFPLEGKVVIMVDDVLYTGRTTRAALDALMDIGRPKAIQLAVLIDRGHRELPIRADYVGKNVPTGKSEIISVCLRETDEGSDRVVICGRL; encoded by the coding sequence ATAACGGAAAAAAACGTGATAATGGACGAGAGCGCCATAAGACGGGCGCTGATACGCATAGCCCATGAAATAGCCGAGCGCAACAAAGGGTCACGCGACATCGCCTTGGTTGGCATCCGGAGCAGGGGAGCGCCCCTGGCTGGCCGCATAGCCGGGGAAATAAAGAAAATCGAAGGCGTGGAAGCGCCTGTCGGCCTTTTGGACATAACTCTTTACCGGGACGATCTTTCCACTTTGTCTTATCAGCCCGTTGTACACGGGACGGAGATAAATTTTCCGCTTGAGGGCAAAGTCGTCATCATGGTAGACGACGTCCTTTATACAGGCCGGACTACCCGAGCCGCCTTGGATGCGCTTATGGACATTGGCCGGCCCAAGGCCATACAATTGGCCGTGCTTATTGACCGCGGACATCGGGAACTGCCGATACGCGCCGACTATGTGGGAAAGAACGTGCCTACGGGCAAAAGCGAAATTATCAGCGTTTGCCTGCGCGAAACTGACGAAGGCTCCGACCGTGTGGTCATCTGTGGGCGCCTTTAG